From one Planococcus citri chromosome 3, ihPlaCitr1.1, whole genome shotgun sequence genomic stretch:
- the Prosbeta5 gene encoding proteasome subunit beta type-5 — translation MALVELCGLGSQVNIAPCTQDQELSEQFQTQLNFSKNPLELCLPPGDPIELMKRFAVSDTGRPIKFDFQHGTTTLGFIYQGGVILSVDSRATGGQYIGSQNMKKIVEINDYMLGTLAGGAADCVYWDRVLSKQCRIYELRNRERISVAAASKLMANMIYSYKGMGLSMGMMLAGYDKRGPSLYYIDSEGSRTQGKVFSVGSGSVYAYGVLDSGYRYDLTDEEAYDLGRTSIMHATHRDAYSGGVIRVYHVTPQGWKHISNEDCSTLFYARQNE, via the exons ATGGCGCTCGTAGAACTATGTGGTCTGGGATCCCAGGTGAATATAGCTCCTTGCACTCAAGACCAAGAACTATCTGAGCAGTTTCAGACCCAGCTAAACTTTTCGAAAAACCCTCTCGAATTATGTTTACCTCCTGGAGAC CCAATCGAGTTGATGAAACGATTCGCAGTATCGGACACCGGCAGACCGATAAAGTTCGATTTCCAACACGGTACCACGACGTTAGGTTTTATATATCAAGGCGGTGTTATATTATCCGTAGATTCCAGAGCTACAGGAGGCCAATACATCG GATCGCAGAATATGAAGAAAATCGTCGAAATCAACGATTACATGTTGGGTACATTGGCCGGTGGTGCTGCCGATTGCGTTTACTGGGATAGAGTACTATCTAAACAGTGTCGTATTTACGAGCTCAGAAACAGAGAACGTATATCTGTCGCAGCTGCCTCTAAATTAATGGCTAATATGATCTATAGCTACAAAGGTATGGGTCTTTCGATGGGTATGATGTTGGCAGGATACGATAAAAGA gGACCTAGTTTATATTACATCGATAGCGAAGGTAGTCGAACCCAAGGAAAAGTATTCTCTGTAGGTTCGGGTTCAGTTTACGCATACGGTGTGTTGGATAGCGGCTACAGATACGATTTAACCGATGAAGAAGCCTACGATCTGGGTCGAACATCCATTATGCATGCTACTCATCGCGATGCTTACAGCGGTGGTGTTATTAGAG TTTATCACGTTACACCCCAAGGATGGAAACACATTTCGAACGAAGACTGTTCCACTCTGTTTTACGCTCgtcaaaatgaataa
- the LOC135838367 gene encoding centromere/kinetochore protein zw10 homolog → MDFLAQAMATAAETKMLDLKSRIIDIEKKASSLDTEVKEYLESNYAKYAVLLQENHLMIKAKDLIFEVDNLKTRITSPVKQELDESTKEANTLMSKLTETSTCLSIVKQLLDIDDMIKSIEENQNTNGYLEAAKKLKALNDLLLTNELVQNLAVYKSLINYVTSLQDKFLNESLLVWNNFITWDETDVELTLSENSKHFTLTINNHDSKSDVILVLLYYDYLDYEIKLLSKTLFEKLLEPVIKYKTILKINSNEGISTISLDYKEQAPSSSCVEVVDKLMNIFNVLFTSLDVFIGEDDTFINKLGELLQTEFCVCFIDSCLYEAIPTKKEDLGSFVEIVDKVTQFSQYLKDNGFIKSSNNSIVEYVKNVDNLFVAKTCQDYLLAARKILDKNLHDMVHVTTNVHTSEGNPNDSDLMLCENILQRPSCYISQSVHELMQLVRNGLTEIQKNDDNNGVELFYTIRNIVSLYCDLMPLKHSTLLKSIPQQAALFYNNCMYLAHELALLGIECIGLLQQDVVFTFVDYIESLRSLGNDVFNSQIDGQKGQLLEILESSGVSRLAEYTEFPSSVEKSLSQCVRLLNLLQSVWQNILPVNVYCKTIGMLCNCVIEKLIDSVLALIDISMDTANQLTNVFTVILNKIPTLFPDSKEIYRHVKRWPKFSELFKVLNGSLKDIDDRWADGKGPLAQEFTADQIKHLIRALFQATDRRSALLSRIK, encoded by the exons ATGGATTTCCTGGCTCAAGCGATGGCTACAGCAG CCGAAACCAAAATGTTGGATTTGAAGAGTCGAATCATCGACATCGAGAAGAAAGCATCATCGTTGGATACCGAAGTAAAAGAATACTTGGAAAGTAACTACGCCAAATACGCAGTACTTTTACAAGAGAATCACTTGATGATCAAAGCTAAAGATTTGATATTCGAAGTCGACAACCTGAAGACTCGTATTACTTCTCCG GTTAAACAAGAACTCGACGAATCAACCAAAGAAGCGAATACTTTAATGTCTAAATTAACAGAAACCAGTACGTGTCTATCAATCGTTAAACAACTTCTGGATATCGACGATATGATCAAAAGCATCGAAGAAAACCAAAACACCAACGGTTATCTAGAAGCTGcgaaaaagctcaaagctttgaACGATCTTCTCCTGACGAACGAACTCGTCCAGAATTTAGCCGTTTATAAATCTCTAATTAATTACGTAACGTCGCTTCAAGATAAGTTTCTCAACGAAAGTCTACTAGtttggaataatttcatcacGTGGGATGAAACCGACGTCGAGCTGACGTTGAGTGAAAATTCTAAACATTTCACTCTCACGATTAACAATCACGATAGCAAATCCGACGTTATACTTGTACTTTTATACTACGATTACTTAGACTATGAAATCAAGTTGTTGAGTAAAACGTTATTCGAGAAGTTACTCGAACCAGTCATCAAATATAAAACAATCCTGAAGATTAATTCGAACGAAGGCATATCTACCATATCGTTGGACTACAAAGAACAAGCTCCATCTTCCAGTTGCGTCGAAGTTGTCGATAAATTAATGAACATATTCAACGTGTTGTTTACCTCGCTCGATGTGTTTATTGGCGAAGACGATACGTTTATTAATAAATTGGGCGAGCTTTTGCAGACTGAGTTTTGCGTCTGTTTTATTGATAGCTGTCTCTACGAAGCTATCCCAACTAAGAAAGAAGATCTTGGCTCGTTCGTTGAAATTGTCGATAAAGTTACCCAGTTCAGTCAATATTTGAAAGATAATG GTTTCATCAAATCGTCCAATAATTCTATCGTAGAGTACGTGAAAAACGTTGATAATTTATTCGTCGCTAAAACTTGTCAAGATTATTTGCTCGCAGCTCGTAAAATCTTGGATAAAAATTTACACGATATGGTTCAC GTTACAACGAACGTTCATACAAGTGAGGGAAATCCAAATGATTCTGATTTAATGCTTTGTGAGAATATATTGCAACGGCCTTCGTGTTACATTAG TCAATCTGTTCACGAGTTGATGCAATTGGTTCGAAATGGATTAACTGAGATTCAGAAGAATGATGATAATAACGGCGTCGAGCTATTTTACACAATTCGTAATATCGTCAGCTTATATTGTGATTTGATGCCTTTGAAGCACAGCACTCTATTAAAGTCAATTCCACAACAAGCTG ctttattttACAACAACTGTATGTACCTTGCTCATGAATTGGCTCTGTTGGGTATCGAATGCATTGGACTGTTGCAGCAAGATGTTGTGTTCACATTTGTAGACTACATTGAATCTTTGAGGTCTTTGGGAAACGATGTTTTCAATTCGCAAATCGATGGGCAGAAAGGACAGCTGTTGGAAATACTGGAAAGCTCTG gtGTATCGAGATTAGCCGAATATACAGAATTTCCATCATCGGTAGAGAAATCGTTGAGTCAATGTGTAAGGCTATTGAATCTGTTGCAAAGCGTTTGGCAAAATATACTTCCTGTGAATGTTTATTGTAAAACAATTG GTATGCTGTGCAATTGCGTCATCGAGAAATTAATCGACAGCGTTTTAGCTTTAATCGATATCTCAATGGATACAGCGAACCAGCTAACTAACGTGTTCACCGTTATATTAAATAAAATCCCAACTCTTTTTCCA GATTCCAAAGAAATATACCGCCATGTCAAACGATGGCCCAAGTTCAGCGAATTATTCAAAGTTTTGAACGGAAGCTTGAAAGATATCGATGACAGATGGGCGGATGGTAAAGGTCCTTTAGCCCAAGAATTCACCGCTGATCAAATCAAGCATCTGATTAGAGCATTGTTTCAAGCTACCGATAGACGAAGCGCTTTGTTGTCTAGAATTAAATGA